The genomic stretch TTGTAGGGAATTGACTTTTTGAAGACCAGTGTACCCCAATGACTTCTCGGCCCATTGTAACCACTGTAGGATAAACTCCTTGTCCACTGCGGCAATGGGAGAGATGCTACCGCTGGTATCACCATCCATTGTGGCATAACCCACATCTCCTTCGCTCCTGTTGGAGGTCGCGAGGAGGAGAGCGTTGTTCAGGTTAGCGAGCATCCAGATTACCGGAGCCCTGACCCTGGCTTGGATGTTTTGGAGGGCAATGTCATCATGGTCCCATGTGAGCTGACGACCGATGGCTTTTTCTATCTTCTGTGTATAGGAACTTACTTCCTCTGAAATCTTCCAATCATAAAAGGTGGCGCCTAGGCTTTCTGCCAGGCTACGTGCACTGGCCAAGGTATCCTCTGAGGAATTTTCTGAGCCTTGATAGGCGGTGGTGAGGATTTTTTTGACTACTCCTTTTAGTGGGGCTTCCGAAGGGATTTCATGTTTTAAACGGGCTCTTTCTAAGAAGGCGTCCAAGCCCAGTTCAGAGAAACCCCGATTGACCATTTCGGCCACTAGTGTCGCTATGGAGGAGGAATCGGCACCGCCGGATAGCGAAAGGACAAAGCCTGTGCTCCTGCTTTTTCGCATGTAATCAAACAGTGCCAAGCAAACTGCTGCGGTGAATTCCTCATTTTTGTTATGCACCGATTTGATCGCTTCCAAAGACTTGGCATCTTTTGAAAATTCGAACCCGCGAACTTGATAAGGCCGGAAGGAAAGGAGCGGGTTTTTAAGGAGGAGTTTACCATCTTTGGCGGCGAGTATTTCACCATCAAAGATCATTCTACCGGCTTCATTTCCCAAAAGGTTCACATAAAAGTATGTGGCGTTCAGTGCTATGCTACTTTCAGTGACCAGCTCTTCCCTGTGGGCACTTTTACCCATGGCAAAATGACTGGCACTGGGATTAAATATCAAATTTACCTGCCGGTCCTTTAGGCGATACCCTGGGCGTAGATCTCCCCGCCAGGCATCTTCACATATCTCAAAACCATAGGTGATTCCTTTTTTGTCAAAGACAATGTCACCAAAGGGGATACTTTCACCAAAAAAATCCAGCGTCGTTATCTTTCCAGCTGTCCAAGAGCTAAACCAACGAAACTCATAATGAACCCCATCGATAGCTAGAAATTGCTTGGCCATGACCCCCAGTACCTTTTCGGCCTCTAACACAGCGGTGCAGTTATAGAGTATCTCCCCGATCCGAACAGGCAGCCCTATACAGATGGTAATATCTTTGGTGTAAGGAAGCAGCCTTTTAAGTTGTTCCAGTGATTTTTCCGGATACCATTTGCTCAAAAACAAGTCCTCACTGCCATAGCCTGTAATGGCCAGCTCGGGAAAGCACAGTAACTCAATGCCTTGTGATTTGGCTTCTTCGATGGCATTGGTGATATTTTTAAGGTTGCCTTCCCAGTCTAATGGGGTTTGGTTGACGGTGGCTCCACCTATTTTCAAGATCGACATATAGCAAGGTAAATTTGAAGTTGACTTTCTCCATGTTTGGAAGGAAAGGTCGTTCAAAACCAATTAACATAAGTGGCAAATATAGGGTTCTATAAGGCCAATTTTAGTTTTTCGCAGGCATTTTTTGCAGCTTCTTGTTCTGCTTTCTTTTTTGTGGAGCCTGTTCCTTCTGTGAAAATCTCGTCTTCGATCTTCAGTTCGATCGTAAATTCCTTGAATCGCTGTGTTCCAGTGACAGATTTCAGGAAAAATTCGACTTCTTTATTTTCCCGTTGCGACCATTCAATGATCTTGCTTTTGAAGTTGGTGACAGTGGTGATGATATTATCCAAATCGAAATAGGGGGACAGGATTTTGGTGAGGATAAAGTGTCGGCAAAAAATGTACCCCCGATCAAGGTACACTGCTCCCACCAGTGCTTCCAACGTGTCACCATAGATTGATTTGTGAGAATAAAGTCCTTTGCCCGAAAGGTCTGATTCGACTATATTGGACAAACCTATTTTTTGTCCCACCCGATTGAGTGATTCTCTGTTGACGATCCGTGAGCGCGTTTCTGTCAGGAAGCCTTCGTCCCTGTAGGGGAACTTGATGAAAAGATGTTCTGCCACGACTGCTCCCAGTACAGCATCTCCAAGAAATTCGAGACGTTCGTTAGAAGCTTTTACACCATGCTTGATCTCTTCTGCAGCAGAAGAGTGGCGCACGGCGAGCTTGAACAATGACAAATTTAAAGGCTTGCTGCCTACCATTAACTTGATGGCAGCAGC from Echinicola soli encodes the following:
- the nadE gene encoding NAD(+) synthase produces the protein MSILKIGGATVNQTPLDWEGNLKNITNAIEEAKSQGIELLCFPELAITGYGSEDLFLSKWYPEKSLEQLKRLLPYTKDITICIGLPVRIGEILYNCTAVLEAEKVLGVMAKQFLAIDGVHYEFRWFSSWTAGKITTLDFFGESIPFGDIVFDKKGITYGFEICEDAWRGDLRPGYRLKDRQVNLIFNPSASHFAMGKSAHREELVTESSIALNATYFYVNLLGNEAGRMIFDGEILAAKDGKLLLKNPLLSFRPYQVRGFEFSKDAKSLEAIKSVHNKNEEFTAAVCLALFDYMRKSRSTGFVLSLSGGADSSSIATLVAEMVNRGFSELGLDAFLERARLKHEIPSEAPLKGVVKKILTTAYQGSENSSEDTLASARSLAESLGATFYDWKISEEVSSYTQKIEKAIGRQLTWDHDDIALQNIQARVRAPVIWMLANLNNALLLATSNRSEGDVGYATMDGDTSGSISPIAAVDKEFILQWLQWAEKSLGYTGLQKVNSLQPTAELRPREQHQTDEQDLMPYPVIVEIERLAIRDRRKPADIYLILKQELDISPVQLKKYIHKFFRLWSRNQWKRERLAPSFHLDDFNVDPKTWCRFPILSGGFTEELYELDQIDE
- the rnc gene encoding ribonuclease III — encoded protein: MKIFRKLRLHELLYNKKDKRLAAAIKLMVGSKPLNLSLFKLAVRHSSAAEEIKHGVKASNERLEFLGDAVLGAVVAEHLFIKFPYRDEGFLTETRSRIVNRESLNRVGQKIGLSNIVESDLSGKGLYSHKSIYGDTLEALVGAVYLDRGYIFCRHFILTKILSPYFDLDNIITTVTNFKSKIIEWSQRENKEVEFFLKSVTGTQRFKEFTIELKIEDEIFTEGTGSTKKKAEQEAAKNACEKLKLAL